A stretch of DNA from Candidatus Binatia bacterium:
TCACCTTTGCCGTGCCGGTTCAGTTGAAAGAGCTCACCTACTTGCGCGATCCCGCCTTCGCGCGCAGCCAAGTGCGCAACGCGTATCGCAATCTCGCTCCCAGTGGCGCCCTCGTGGACCCCCCGGGCAGCCCGTATTGGAACGAGACCTACTCGCATTGGGTAGCGGCTGCAGTGGAAGAGCTGCACCGGGTGCATCCGTTCACCATCGCCGAGCTGCGGGAACTACTCCCGCAAATGGCGCGCGACGTGCGCGCTTGGGTGACGGCGTTGGATCCCGACGGGGACGGATTGCCGCAAAGCGGGCGACCGCGCATCACGGGGTACGATCTCGACATTCTCTCGTACTGGTTTTTCAACGGCTTGCGCCTGCACCCGCGCCTCAACCCGCCGGAGTTGGAGCGCGTAGACTTTGCCAGCTTTGTGTACGCGAACGCTAAAGCCATCGCGGCCCTCGCCGCAACCGCGGGGGAGCCTCCGTTAGAGCGCGAATTTCAAGCAGTAGCCGGAAGGCTGCGTGCGACTGCTCTGGAGGCGTTCTGGGACGACGATTCGGCGTTCTTTTACCCTCGACGGGCCGACAACAATGCACGTATTCCGATCCGCGAACTCCATGGCTTCTTTCCGTTTCTCGTAGGTCTGGCGCCGGACGAGCCGCGCTACCGGAGAGCTCTCCGCTACTTAGTCGATCCGCAGGAGTTCTGGGGACGTTTTCCTCCGGTCATTACCAGCCAAGCGCATTATCGCGAGTGGACCTGGGAAATGGACGGTTTGACGCGCAACATCGCGCCGCATCCCATTAGTATGGGAGCGCGCTTGCTCTTGCAGGTGTTGCGGAATTACCACGACCACCCCGTGACACCCGACCATTTCATGGAACTCATGCAACGGTACAACGAACTCGTGTACCCCGGCGTGAACCCGTACGACCCGTATTGGCGGCCGAACGCGCACGAGTACTACTCGCAGTGGGAGCCGTACCGCATGTCGCCTCGGCCCAAGCCCTCCGACATTTCGCACGACTTCCACTCCATGTACTTGTCTCTCATCGTAGAAGGCGCTGTCGGACTCGTGCCGCGGGCGGACGATTGGATCGAGCTCGACCCAATGGCACGCCACTGGGATCGCTTTCTCCTCCATCGACTCCGATACCGCGGCCACGAGCTCACAATCGTCTGGGACCGTCCCGATGGCCAGCGGGCGTACCCGCAATTCGAAGAGGGCTTTACCCTCCTAGTGGACAGCCGCCCAGCCTTTCGCCGGACCGAGCTTGCCCACGTGTCCTATAATCTCACCACGAAGGAACTTCGCGAGGGCGCTCCTTGAAATCGGCATCACAACCTGACCCGAGAGGGCGTGTCCAAACCGATGGCGAGCAACCCGCTCCCGCTCCCTTCGGAACGCGCCAGTCTCCGGGTAGCCGTTCTCTGTTGACCGGGCCATTTGGTCGCGTCATGGCGGCGAATTTCGCGTTCTTTCTCAACTTCGCCTCGTTTTTTCTCCTACCCCTGTTCGTCAAGGAACTTGGCGGCTCGGAATCCACTATCGGCTGGGTCATGGGTGCCGGAGGCTTGGCCACTTTGGTCACACTGCCTTTAGTGGCGGCTTGGATCGATCGAGTGAGTCGCACCTTACTTTTTACGGCCGGGTCGCTGACCATGACGCTTGCGGCTCTCGGCTACCTTTTCGTTCACGAGGTTGGACCGTTCCTGTTTTCCTTGCGGCTGGTCCAGGGGCTTGCCTTCGGCGCGGCGTTCACGGCATCCACCACTCTAGCTGCGAGCCTTGCGCCGGAGCACATGCGGGCTCGTGCTCTGGGGTGGTTCGGCATCTCCACGTTGCTCACGCACGCACTGGCTCCCGCGATCGGAGAAGAGCTGATCCATCGTGCTGGGTTCCCGGCGTTGTTCTTGGCCGCGGCGGGTTGCTCCGTTGCTGCTGCGGGGGGCATGCTCAGCGTTTCCGAGCAAGTGGGGGAACCACCGGCTTTGCCACGTGTGGCGCCTCTCCCCCGCGCCCACTACTGGGTTGCGGCAGTGATGGTCCTGTTCGGCATGGGCTTTGGCTGCGTCACCACCTATGCGGCGAGTTTTATTAAAACGGAACATCTCGGCCGTGTCGGGGTGTTCTTTACGGCCTACACGAGTAGCGCCATTGCCGTGCGCTTGTTCGGCGGCAGCTTGTCGGACCGATGGGGCCGGTCTGTGGTGATCGTTCCGGCTTTAGTCGCACTTGCCGGTTCGATTTTCGCGCTGTCGCGCATCCAAGGTACGGTGGGACTGGTCAGCACGGGCACCCTCTTCGGTCTGGCGCAAGGGCTGGCCTATCCAACGCTCCACGCCTTTCTGGTGGATCTTTCGCCGACGCAAGTGTTGGGGAAGGCTCAAGCGCTGTTCAACGGTGCATTCAACCTCGGGGTGATGAGCAGCGCCTTTCTGTTCGGCATGGTGGCGGACATGTGGGGACAGCGAAGCATGTTCGGACTTGCGGCGCTCGCACCCCTTGCGGCCGCGGCGGTATTCGGAGCCGGTGTGCGGCACCGGTATCCGAGGTGGCTCAGCACATGAACGGGTCTCGCCATCGCCCCCGATTCCGAGTCGGCACAGCGTCCTGGACGGATCCTTCCCTGCTCGAATCCGGTTTCTACCCCTCTTCTGCAACCACGGCGGAGGCACGCCTGCGCTTTTATGCGCAGCATTTCGACACCGTGGAAGTGGATTCCACATTCTATGCGCTGCCCCACGAGCGCAATTCCTATCTCTGGGCCCGGCGGACACCCGAGGATTTTGTCTTCCACATCAAGGCGTTCGCCGCCCTCACCCAGCACCCCGTCGAGTACCGGCAACTCTCTCGTGCACTTCGAGAACTCGTGCCGGCACCCTCGGAGGGTGAAACTGGAAAGATCAAGATCCTCCCCGCTGAAGCCTTGAACCTGTGTTTCGAGATGTTCGCAGGCGCATTGGAGCCACTGCGCCGTGCCGGCAAGCTCGGATGCCTGTTGTTTCAGTTTCCTCCGTGGTTCACTGCCACCGACGAGCACGAAGCCTATCTCCTTTTTTGCCAGGAGCGGCTTCGGCACCACCGCTTAGCGGTTGAATTTCGTCATCGAAGCTGGTTTGGCGAACGCGCGGAACGCACTCTGGCATTGCTCGAAGAGCACAATCTCGTCCACGTTATCCTCGACTTGCCCGACGCTCCGAGCTTACCCAAAACGCCATTCGTGACGACGACCGACGTTGCCTACGTTCGACTGCACGGCCGCAATCGCGAAGCATGGTTCGCCAAGCACGAGCGGGCCAGCGAGCGTTTTCGCTACCTGTACAGCGACGAGGAACTACGAGGGATTGCACAGCGCATCCGACGTTTGCGGGAGGCTCAGGTGGTGCACGTGATTTTCAACAACTGCTATCGCGACTACGGTGTACGGAATGCGCTGGCAATGGCGCGCTTGCTCGAGGAGCCCTGACGATGCTGCGATGGAGATTTTCCAGCGGATTGATTCTCGGACTGATACTCGGCATTCCCACCGGCGCTCTCCTCGCGAGCGCTCTGTTACCGAATCCTCCGGCAGATACCCGCCTTCAGTTCGAAGTGCGGGAACTGACACGCCGCCTGGAAATGGCCAATGAGGCTCGCGCCCGGGCCGAGAAACAGATGGAAGAGTTCTCCAAGCTGGCCGACCAAATGACGAAGAGCTTTGAGAATCTGGAACGCCGGTTTCAGGAACTGGAAGCTGAGCTGGCAAGTGTGAAACCTCCGTCGGCAGCGCCACGCCCTCCCGCAACGCCGCCCGCGGAAACGCCCGCCCCTCTCCCGAACGAGCGACCACCAGACGCGCTACCTTGAGCTGCCCCTCCGCGTCGTCTCGAGTGGGTCCCGTTTCGCCACCAACGCACCCAAACACCCGCGGCAATGGCGGCCGCGGCCGGCCGCAACGGCAACGAGCATGACTCGAGCGACACCGATCCCCGGTGGCGAAGCCGCTCGCCCGCAAGGGCTCTCGCCCGTTGTCGCGGCGGTTCGGCCGCCGCAGTTACAAAAGTCCGTTGCAATTGGTCGGACCACCTGATAACCAGGACAATCCATGACGCGTGCAGCATCGGTCCATTGGATTCGGCCGCCGCAACGGCGACGAGTTCACGAGGAAGTAGCGGAACAGCTTCGGGACGCGATCTTGGAGGGCCGATTTGCTCCCGGAGAGAAGCTGCCACCCGAGCGCGAACTGGCCGAGCGATTTCGCGTCAATCGCACATCCGTCCGCGAGGCGATCAAAATGCTGGAAAGCCTCGGGCTTGTCGTTGCGCGCCAGGGGGACGGCGTCATTGTTCAGCCGGTTGTGGAAGCGTCGCTCGATTTGATCGGGCCGATGATCTTTCGCAACGGCCGGATCGACGTAGGCTTGCTGCGGGAAATGCAGGAGGTCGTTTCGGTCATGCTGTACGAGATGGCCAGGGTCGCTGTGGATCGTGTGGGCCCCGAGCACCTGCGCAAACTCAAAAGCTGGCGCAATTGCCTGGCAGATCGCACGAGGCCGCGCGAGGAACGTTTCGAAGCCGCACGTGCCATCATGGTCTTGGTCGCCGACGCCACCGGCAACCGCGTGTGGCAGATGGTGGCTCGGCGCCTGCGTGTGTTGCTCGCCTCACCACCCCTCCAGCAGGCGCGCGAGCGTTTACAACTCGACCCGGAGCCGCTGGTGGCTGTCATCGACTCCTGCGTCGAAGCCATCGAGTCCGGCCGTCCCAAAGAAGCCGTCGCCCGCTTGAGGGAGGCATTTCGTCTTCTCGGAGAATCTTCGGTGGGGGTGTCCTTAGCGCCC
This window harbors:
- a CDS encoding MFS transporter, with translation MAANFAFFLNFASFFLLPLFVKELGGSESTIGWVMGAGGLATLVTLPLVAAWIDRVSRTLLFTAGSLTMTLAALGYLFVHEVGPFLFSLRLVQGLAFGAAFTASTTLAASLAPEHMRARALGWFGISTLLTHALAPAIGEELIHRAGFPALFLAAAGCSVAAAGGMLSVSEQVGEPPALPRVAPLPRAHYWVAAVMVLFGMGFGCVTTYAASFIKTEHLGRVGVFFTAYTSSAIAVRLFGGSLSDRWGRSVVIVPALVALAGSIFALSRIQGTVGLVSTGTLFGLAQGLAYPTLHAFLVDLSPTQVLGKAQALFNGAFNLGVMSSAFLFGMVADMWGQRSMFGLAALAPLAAAAVFGAGVRHRYPRWLST